The following are encoded in a window of Telmatobacter sp. DSM 110680 genomic DNA:
- a CDS encoding glycosyltransferase family 4 protein, with the protein MTKSEGATPGAQDTGSLRRPHILIGVTSHQTCLVLQVRLRALRESGFRVSLLSAPGQLLYDTAQNEQIAAYAVPMERGISPVADIIAMFRIWRLLRSLRPDIVEFSTPKAGLLGSLAARLCRIPARVYFLRGLRLETAFGLKRILLLMTERLASACANVVICNSWSLRKKALALHVAPASKLVLLGKGSSNGVDLERFCPGASFVRRHLGISTDASVIGFAGRLTHYKGLAELLEAFTVILREEPSTLLLLVGWFDAAEDALGVGLRARIEGHPNIVCTGFIADTAPYYRAMDLLVLPTLREGFPNVVLEAAATGIPVIGTLCTGSRDAIVPEVTGMLVPPGNPEAISEAVLRLLRDRDRRLAMGKAARAWVLENYESKRVLGLAVDFYQGMIERTDDAQLEAPEKSGRRTTGLPVLP; encoded by the coding sequence ATGACTAAATCTGAAGGCGCAACGCCCGGTGCACAGGATACAGGCAGCCTTCGACGGCCGCATATTCTTATCGGCGTTACCAGCCATCAGACCTGCCTCGTCCTGCAAGTAAGGCTCCGCGCTTTGCGCGAGTCTGGCTTCCGCGTCTCTCTCCTCTCTGCTCCGGGCCAACTGCTTTATGACACAGCTCAAAATGAACAGATTGCTGCTTACGCTGTACCTATGGAACGCGGCATCTCGCCCGTTGCAGACATCATCGCCATGTTTCGCATCTGGCGTCTGCTGCGCAGTCTTCGACCCGACATTGTTGAGTTCAGCACCCCGAAGGCAGGTCTCCTTGGGAGCCTCGCAGCTCGACTCTGTCGTATCCCGGCACGAGTTTACTTCCTGCGTGGGCTCAGGCTAGAGACAGCCTTTGGCCTGAAACGAATTCTGCTGCTGATGACCGAACGCCTGGCTTCAGCCTGCGCCAACGTCGTGATCTGCAATAGCTGGAGTCTACGCAAAAAAGCTTTGGCGCTTCACGTTGCTCCCGCTTCGAAGCTTGTTCTGCTCGGTAAGGGAAGCAGCAACGGTGTCGACCTGGAGCGGTTCTGTCCTGGCGCCTCGTTCGTTCGTCGGCATCTTGGAATCAGCACAGATGCTTCCGTGATTGGGTTTGCCGGTCGATTGACCCATTATAAAGGCCTTGCTGAATTGCTTGAAGCCTTTACTGTAATTCTCCGCGAAGAGCCAAGCACCCTCCTTCTTCTCGTAGGATGGTTCGACGCGGCTGAGGATGCATTGGGCGTTGGGTTGAGAGCACGAATTGAGGGCCATCCCAACATCGTATGTACTGGGTTCATCGCAGACACTGCGCCCTATTACCGGGCGATGGACTTGCTGGTGCTTCCTACCTTGCGGGAAGGCTTTCCCAATGTAGTTCTTGAGGCTGCCGCAACCGGAATACCTGTGATCGGAACATTGTGCACCGGCTCGCGCGACGCGATCGTGCCGGAAGTGACAGGGATGCTCGTTCCACCTGGGAATCCCGAGGCCATCAGCGAGGCAGTCCTGCGATTGCTTCGCGATCGGGATCGCCGTCTTGCAATGGGCAAGGCGGCCCGTGCGTGGGTGCTCGAAAACTACGAAAGTAAGCGAGTCTTGGGCTTGGCGGTCGACTTCTACCAGGGGATGATCGAGCGGACGGACGATGCGCAACTCGAGGCACCCGAGAAATCAGGGCGGAGAACTACTGGTTTGCCCGTCTTGCCGTAA
- a CDS encoding glycosyltransferase, with protein MGPPTPAKVLLLIPHLGGGGAEHVTATLARHLSRLKYEVHLGLVTQSSSEAATAREEFPLAVHIHALGARRVRASAWQTLKLAWQLRPALILSGMAHLNLLVLLLRPLLPRRIRILVRQNGTLAATIEAGNHPRLSKFLFRVAYRRASRIICQTESMADELQSELGIPQERLIVLPNPVDIPGIRTSAIRQIQSASLPVTRLLSVARLAPEKGIDLLLDAFARIKERFPAAGLQVAGIGSCEFALKSQCRLLGMDKYVEFLGHIDSPAQQFPGATIFVLSSLHEGLPNALLEAAAAGLPIVATPASPGITDLLRDKPGVWLARDVSAQALADTLSDALTCVHPGQRFQHTWIDDFDQKVAIKAYENEIDRSLLEMRA; from the coding sequence ATGGGTCCGCCAACACCTGCGAAGGTCCTTCTCCTGATTCCGCACCTCGGCGGCGGAGGAGCCGAACATGTTACCGCTACGCTCGCCCGGCATCTAAGCCGCCTTAAATATGAAGTACATCTCGGACTTGTAACACAAAGTTCAAGTGAAGCAGCAACAGCCCGGGAGGAGTTTCCGCTCGCAGTTCATATCCACGCTCTTGGTGCGCGAAGGGTCCGGGCAAGTGCATGGCAAACTCTGAAGCTGGCGTGGCAGCTCAGGCCAGCCCTGATCCTCTCTGGGATGGCTCACCTTAATCTGCTCGTTCTTTTACTGCGGCCCTTATTGCCACGCCGCATCCGCATCCTTGTTCGACAGAATGGAACGCTTGCAGCAACCATTGAGGCGGGAAATCATCCGCGACTTTCGAAGTTCCTCTTCCGCGTGGCCTACCGGCGAGCAAGTCGAATTATTTGCCAGACAGAGTCGATGGCTGACGAGCTACAAAGCGAGCTTGGTATTCCGCAGGAAAGACTGATTGTCTTGCCCAACCCCGTGGATATTCCAGGCATACGAACATCGGCCATTCGACAGATTCAGTCCGCATCTTTGCCCGTTACCCGCCTTTTGTCCGTTGCGAGGCTGGCACCAGAGAAAGGCATTGACCTGCTTCTCGACGCTTTTGCGCGCATCAAGGAAAGATTTCCGGCCGCCGGACTTCAGGTGGCTGGAATTGGCTCGTGTGAATTCGCGCTGAAAAGCCAATGCAGGCTGCTGGGAATGGATAAATATGTGGAGTTTTTAGGACACATTGATTCCCCTGCACAACAGTTTCCCGGCGCTACGATTTTTGTCCTCTCCTCACTGCACGAAGGATTGCCCAACGCCCTGCTTGAAGCTGCGGCAGCGGGTCTTCCGATTGTGGCAACCCCAGCGTCACCCGGCATCACCGACCTTCTTCGCGACAAACCAGGTGTCTGGCTGGCTAGAGACGTATCAGCGCAAGCCCTGGCGGACACGCTTTCTGATGCGCTCACTTGCGTCCACCCAGGTCAGCGATTTCAGCATACGTGGATCGACGACTTTGATCAGAAGGTGGCGATCAAGGCATACGAAAACGAAATCGACCGGTCTCTGCTGGAGATGCGAGCGTGA
- a CDS encoding glycosyltransferase, with protein sequence MRHVAFLIPTIDRIGGAEQQVISLAVGLSHRGSKVNVIALSGAGGDAADHLRCANIDFLSLGMRKGLVDPRGWVRLCRWVRTNRPEVVHAHLPHAALLARWSRIVSPVRALVDTIHSPSTGGKARKLGYRISSALPDVVTAVSCAAAGPWLASRSLIEENLAIISNGVDIDRFRPDEEVRTAMRNELELSDEFLWIAVGRLDPVKDHATLLHAFRTLPPNARLIIAGDGPFRNGLNTLAHRLELHDRVRLVGFDPDVRRLLRAADGFVLCSRWEGMPIALLEASACELPSVVTDIEAAREVLQDLTANFSVRVGDSVALASSMRNMMSLSTSKRSEIGRSARDSVISRFSLDAALDQWEALYDDVLATNLHPRRFGRASPSQGRTFQLQ encoded by the coding sequence GTGAGACACGTGGCGTTTCTCATACCGACCATCGACCGCATCGGCGGCGCAGAGCAGCAGGTGATTTCTTTGGCCGTGGGACTTTCGCATCGAGGCTCGAAGGTCAATGTGATCGCTCTGTCGGGAGCCGGTGGCGATGCAGCGGATCATCTGCGTTGCGCAAATATCGATTTCCTGAGTCTTGGGATGCGCAAGGGCCTCGTCGATCCGCGAGGGTGGGTGCGTCTTTGCCGCTGGGTCAGGACAAACAGGCCTGAAGTCGTTCATGCCCACTTACCCCACGCTGCGCTCTTGGCACGATGGTCGCGGATTGTCTCGCCGGTACGCGCTCTGGTTGACACGATTCACTCGCCCTCAACTGGTGGGAAAGCGCGCAAACTGGGCTATCGAATTAGCTCTGCATTGCCAGATGTCGTAACAGCAGTCAGCTGCGCCGCCGCTGGACCATGGCTGGCTTCTCGGTCGCTGATCGAAGAAAATCTGGCGATCATTTCAAACGGCGTAGATATCGATCGATTCAGACCCGATGAAGAAGTCCGCACTGCCATGCGCAACGAACTTGAGTTGAGCGATGAATTCCTGTGGATCGCAGTCGGCAGGCTTGATCCGGTGAAGGATCACGCTACATTGCTGCACGCATTCCGTACGTTGCCACCGAATGCGCGATTGATCATTGCCGGAGATGGCCCGTTTCGGAACGGACTTAACACTCTTGCGCACCGACTCGAATTGCACGACCGCGTTCGTCTCGTTGGTTTTGATCCCGACGTCCGGAGATTACTGCGAGCAGCGGATGGATTCGTGCTCTGCTCCCGCTGGGAAGGGATGCCCATTGCACTGCTTGAGGCTAGCGCGTGCGAATTGCCTTCCGTTGTAACGGACATTGAAGCGGCTCGTGAAGTCCTTCAAGATTTGACCGCAAATTTCTCAGTTCGTGTCGGGGATTCCGTCGCGCTCGCCTCCTCGATGCGGAACATGATGAGTCTCTCGACTTCCAAGCGAAGCGAAATAGGACGGTCCGCACGAGACTCCGTGATCAGCAGATTTTCTCTCGATGCCGCGCTGGATCAGTGGGAAGCTCTCTATGACGATGTGCTGGCAACGAACCTTCATCCGCGAAGGTTCGGCAGGGCTTCGCCGTCACAAGGGAGAACCTTCCAACTCCAGTAG
- a CDS encoding lipid II flippase MurJ: MTSSAAPVRKGSWDHRILDAATAVTAAALVVKLAATAKEFTVAEAFGRSDALESFLAAALIPGLLINLISESMNQALVPSLMRVKEREGRESAQQLFSASMLCNIVILVASSLVMAISARYFIPLIASHFSTPKLNLAVRLFYGLLPAIVFSGIASNFAVVLNTEGRFAMPALAPIATPLAIMVAIPLFSGEAGVWAIVYATVIGSFISVVWMGSMLKANGYRAVPRWYGMTKSAREVAAQYGVVLLSGLVASGGLLVDQSMAAMLPAGSVSALVYAGRFVGVALTLLGGAASSAAAPLFSEMVVRNDWSGCRRSLRIWATASAVVTSLVAGALILAAHLLVRLTLQHGAFGAQDTSAVSRVLIMYALQIPFFVSSRVFYRFLLAMRRADLVFYCGLLNLVLDVALNLLLMRSMGVAGIALATSLWTVSTFVFLCYWSWKVLPCDGEALPNLRG, encoded by the coding sequence ATGACTTCCTCGGCCGCTCCTGTTCGAAAAGGCAGTTGGGATCACCGCATTCTCGATGCCGCTACGGCAGTCACGGCAGCGGCACTTGTCGTCAAACTGGCGGCTACCGCCAAGGAGTTCACGGTAGCTGAAGCCTTTGGTCGTTCCGATGCTCTGGAGTCGTTTCTCGCAGCCGCGCTTATCCCTGGACTGCTGATCAACTTGATTTCAGAATCCATGAACCAGGCGCTCGTACCTTCGCTTATGCGTGTGAAAGAGCGCGAAGGCCGAGAGAGCGCACAGCAACTGTTCTCAGCCTCAATGCTCTGCAACATCGTGATTTTGGTCGCATCATCGCTTGTGATGGCGATTTCAGCGCGCTATTTCATTCCTCTAATTGCTTCACATTTTTCCACGCCTAAACTGAACCTCGCTGTTCGCCTGTTCTACGGATTACTTCCCGCCATAGTCTTCTCGGGTATCGCATCGAACTTCGCCGTTGTCTTAAACACGGAAGGACGATTCGCAATGCCCGCACTCGCACCCATCGCCACTCCGCTCGCAATCATGGTTGCGATCCCACTCTTTTCGGGCGAGGCCGGGGTCTGGGCAATTGTGTACGCCACCGTGATCGGGTCGTTCATCAGCGTGGTGTGGATGGGAAGTATGCTGAAGGCTAACGGTTATCGTGCAGTGCCACGCTGGTATGGCATGACGAAATCCGCGCGGGAAGTGGCGGCCCAGTATGGCGTCGTCCTGCTTAGCGGGCTGGTTGCTTCGGGAGGTCTTTTAGTCGATCAATCCATGGCGGCAATGTTGCCTGCTGGCAGTGTATCCGCGTTGGTATACGCAGGCCGATTCGTTGGCGTAGCCCTTACGCTGCTTGGCGGTGCCGCATCTTCAGCGGCCGCGCCGCTCTTCTCTGAAATGGTGGTCCGCAATGACTGGAGTGGTTGCCGAAGATCCCTCCGCATATGGGCCACGGCATCGGCAGTGGTGACGAGTCTGGTTGCCGGTGCGCTGATTCTTGCTGCACATCTGCTTGTGCGTCTGACTCTTCAGCACGGAGCATTCGGCGCGCAAGACACTTCAGCGGTTTCGCGGGTACTGATTATGTACGCTTTGCAGATTCCATTCTTTGTATCGAGCCGCGTCTTCTACCGCTTTCTTCTAGCAATGCGTCGCGCTGATCTGGTCTTCTATTGTGGATTGCTGAATCTGGTACTGGATGTCGCCCTGAACCTGTTGCTGATGCGTTCGATGGGGGTCGCGGGAATTGCATTGGCTACTTCGCTTTGGACGGTGAGCACATTTGTGTTTCTCTGCTACTGGAGTTGGAAGGTTCTCCCTTGTGACGGCGAAGCCCTGCCGAACCTTCGCGGATGA
- a CDS encoding O-antigen ligase family protein, whose protein sequence is MRRFAWALLLLFVFTIPWEYSLDLESPFGNIARISGIILLLVAVPAVLGSGEIRRPGLVQWTTLALYLWLCLTFFWSAVPDLTVVKLRGCLQEMMIVWLVWEFAQSPQDLRSLMRAWLGGSWVLAILTIADFAILYPGTSEQIRFAAFGQDPNDVARFLDLGFPIAALLLDGKEKWPGRLLAIGYLPLGFACVLLTASRGGFVAAVVALFGCALLLFREKPKGTLAGALGLSAIAICTWLIAPRATFERIGSIIEQLRNGDLNQRVDIWTAGWRAFLEAPLWGHGAGSFVIAARLAPIDTAHNTVLSILVEGGLFSLALAAALVAVSVRFILATKGAIRIALMTMMAAWFVSSLIGTVGESRTTWLLLAIIAVTHRLAKEQPGQLERVFSIEGSVELLLAERVS, encoded by the coding sequence ATGCGGCGCTTCGCCTGGGCACTGCTTCTTCTATTCGTCTTTACAATTCCCTGGGAATATTCACTCGATCTCGAATCGCCTTTCGGCAATATTGCACGCATCAGCGGCATTATTCTCTTGCTGGTTGCAGTTCCGGCAGTTTTAGGTTCTGGGGAGATTCGTCGGCCGGGGCTGGTGCAGTGGACTACGCTGGCTCTCTATCTATGGTTGTGTCTCACCTTCTTCTGGAGTGCGGTGCCAGATTTGACGGTGGTAAAGCTGCGTGGCTGTCTGCAGGAGATGATGATTGTCTGGCTGGTCTGGGAGTTTGCCCAAAGTCCACAGGATCTGCGGTCACTCATGCGAGCATGGCTTGGTGGTTCGTGGGTGTTGGCGATCCTGACTATCGCAGATTTCGCGATCCTTTATCCGGGGACGAGCGAGCAGATCCGTTTTGCGGCATTCGGACAGGACCCGAACGATGTGGCGCGGTTTCTTGATTTAGGCTTCCCAATCGCCGCATTGCTGCTGGACGGGAAGGAGAAATGGCCGGGCAGATTGCTTGCCATCGGTTATCTTCCGCTGGGATTTGCATGCGTTCTTTTAACAGCCTCGCGAGGAGGTTTCGTGGCCGCTGTTGTGGCTCTCTTCGGCTGCGCGCTACTGCTTTTTCGGGAGAAGCCTAAAGGCACTCTGGCAGGAGCGCTTGGGTTGTCGGCGATCGCCATTTGCACGTGGCTTATAGCACCGCGCGCAACGTTCGAGCGCATCGGATCGATCATCGAGCAGTTGCGAAACGGCGATCTCAACCAGCGCGTCGACATCTGGACCGCTGGTTGGCGTGCATTTCTCGAAGCGCCGCTTTGGGGACACGGAGCTGGCTCGTTTGTGATCGCAGCACGGCTCGCGCCAATCGATACGGCACACAATACCGTTCTGTCGATTCTCGTGGAAGGCGGGTTATTCTCACTTGCTCTCGCGGCTGCCCTCGTTGCAGTTTCCGTGCGGTTTATTCTGGCGACAAAAGGCGCGATTCGAATTGCGTTGATGACCATGATGGCGGCATGGTTCGTTTCTTCGTTGATTGGCACGGTGGGTGAAAGCCGCACCACATGGTTGCTGCTGGCAATCATCGCGGTCACTCATCGTCTCGCCAAGGAGCAGCCGGGGCAATTAGAACGAGTGTTCTCAATCGAAGGCTCCGTGGAGCTCTTATTGGCTGAGCGGGTGTCATGA
- a CDS encoding SLBB domain-containing protein has translation MSQSRASRQPSSTSIHELWLTIRRHRKMFALIVGSSLVACLIYCMVASNVYEATARVALRGSTLSVLTHEPATSGSFASGQVQLETLASVFRSDQLGWDVISRLKLYAVPEFNNSFKRKYPSFNATQPDPEARAFLLDEFQRKLTVQTIPRTLVLQIRFRSQDAALSAAVVNALIEAFCRQDENARKQATQDATTWLTTQLVALKTRTDDDDRKLTDFQRQHGMLNIPETLANGQRTDVEHAAQLGEIDVLSRELVTATTDRIVSEAEYRSAVAGDPELVLASNPRLQATGNFMSALLVQLRTRRSDLEQEQAQLRIEHGPNFPRVVEIRSQIEDLDSQIKAEDAKLLERFRSSWRTASDREQLVRKSLRDATDTGLKMNEAALKYAVMRQEANANHDMYVRVSQQMEEAGLAAGSQGSEISIIDYARQPVEAYSPDLLVDMAITLFVSLWMALAVVLLSESLSLRIAQAAVLILLVAITVGMSRAQAPTPSTSGLPTGVARIPQSTETRSQPNAKDAPSVWESPQGTTLAGVLPGANAPSTVPMAALIAPGDLLEVSEAHSPDMRGSVRVSETGTVTLTLAGDVEVGGMGETTAAHAIERALIDRGMLLHPQVTVLVRAYAGQDVSILGEVARPGIYTYTVHHCLLDLISMASGLTANAGRLVTIAHRNEPKTFLPVVLDPTGGDTSTNHNPELLPGDTVQVSRAGLVYVVGDVVRPGGFPVDPVQTTTVVQALSLAWGPAQNAALTKGMLIREQQGSRTITTLNLKRMLRGLDPDIPIRDRDILFVPDSMAKNLLNRTIESAIQSAVGVSIYAGMVYSQRF, from the coding sequence TTGTCACAAAGCCGCGCATCGAGGCAACCTTCCTCTACATCGATACATGAGCTCTGGCTGACGATTCGCCGCCATCGCAAGATGTTTGCGCTGATTGTAGGCTCGTCTCTTGTTGCTTGCCTGATCTATTGCATGGTGGCTTCCAATGTTTATGAAGCTACCGCCCGCGTCGCATTGCGCGGTTCCACTCTGTCAGTACTGACCCATGAACCGGCAACTTCTGGTTCGTTTGCGTCTGGTCAGGTTCAGCTCGAAACGCTTGCCAGTGTCTTTCGTAGCGACCAGCTTGGATGGGACGTCATATCTCGCCTCAAGCTTTATGCGGTCCCGGAATTCAATAATTCATTCAAAAGAAAATACCCATCCTTTAATGCAACCCAGCCCGATCCAGAAGCTCGAGCCTTTCTGCTGGATGAATTCCAGCGCAAACTTACGGTGCAAACTATTCCTCGAACTCTTGTGCTGCAAATCCGATTTCGGTCGCAGGATGCAGCCCTGTCCGCAGCAGTTGTGAACGCACTCATTGAGGCGTTCTGCCGCCAGGATGAAAATGCGCGAAAACAGGCCACGCAGGATGCTACAACCTGGCTTACTACCCAGCTTGTAGCGCTGAAGACGCGGACCGATGACGATGATCGCAAGCTGACGGATTTTCAAAGACAACACGGCATGCTTAACATCCCGGAAACGCTTGCAAACGGTCAGCGGACGGATGTAGAACATGCTGCACAGTTGGGCGAAATTGACGTACTAAGCAGGGAGCTAGTGACGGCGACGACGGATCGGATCGTGTCGGAAGCCGAATATCGATCGGCTGTCGCAGGCGATCCAGAACTGGTATTGGCCTCGAATCCCAGGCTGCAGGCGACTGGCAATTTCATGTCCGCACTTTTGGTACAACTTCGTACGCGGCGTAGCGATCTGGAGCAGGAGCAGGCGCAGCTTCGTATTGAACATGGGCCGAATTTTCCCCGTGTGGTCGAGATTCGCAGTCAGATAGAAGATCTGGATTCGCAAATCAAAGCAGAGGACGCAAAGCTGTTAGAACGTTTCCGCAGCTCATGGAGAACCGCTTCAGATCGTGAGCAACTGGTTCGCAAAAGCCTGAGGGACGCCACGGACACCGGGTTGAAAATGAACGAGGCAGCACTGAAGTATGCGGTGATGCGGCAAGAGGCAAATGCAAATCACGATATGTATGTGCGGGTCTCGCAGCAGATGGAGGAAGCGGGGCTGGCAGCGGGCAGCCAGGGTTCCGAGATTTCGATAATCGATTATGCGCGTCAACCAGTGGAGGCTTATTCCCCCGATCTGCTGGTGGATATGGCGATCACTTTGTTTGTATCGCTTTGGATGGCACTCGCCGTAGTGCTTCTCAGCGAATCGCTTAGCTTGAGAATTGCGCAAGCCGCAGTGCTGATCCTGCTTGTAGCCATCACTGTCGGCATGAGTCGTGCACAGGCGCCTACCCCCAGCACCTCAGGCTTGCCGACAGGCGTCGCGCGAATTCCGCAATCAACTGAAACGAGGAGCCAGCCAAATGCAAAGGATGCGCCCAGCGTGTGGGAATCTCCACAGGGGACCACGCTGGCTGGAGTGCTTCCGGGTGCAAACGCTCCATCCACGGTGCCGATGGCTGCGCTGATCGCACCTGGCGATCTACTTGAAGTTTCTGAAGCTCACTCTCCAGATATGCGCGGCTCAGTGCGAGTTTCAGAGACTGGCACGGTGACATTGACTCTGGCCGGTGATGTCGAGGTCGGCGGGATGGGAGAGACGACTGCCGCGCATGCGATTGAGCGAGCCCTGATCGATCGTGGCATGCTGCTTCATCCGCAGGTTACGGTTCTCGTCAGGGCCTACGCCGGTCAGGACGTTTCGATTCTAGGCGAAGTCGCGCGCCCCGGAATTTACACCTACACGGTCCATCATTGCCTGCTCGATCTGATTTCAATGGCGTCCGGGCTTACTGCGAACGCAGGACGTCTCGTAACGATCGCTCATCGGAACGAACCAAAGACTTTTCTTCCGGTGGTGCTGGATCCGACAGGCGGTGATACCAGTACGAATCACAATCCGGAGTTGCTGCCCGGGGACACTGTCCAGGTGAGCAGGGCTGGACTTGTCTATGTCGTCGGCGATGTCGTGCGTCCGGGAGGTTTTCCTGTTGATCCGGTGCAGACTACGACGGTAGTGCAGGCGCTGTCACTGGCGTGGGGACCAGCGCAAAACGCAGCATTGACGAAGGGTATGCTTATTCGCGAGCAGCAGGGAAGCCGCACCATAACGACACTCAATCTGAAAAGAATGTTGCGCGGCCTCGATCCCGACATTCCTATACGGGACCGCGACATCCTGTTCGTTCCGGACTCGATGGCGAAGAATCTCCTCAATCGGACGATCGAGTCGGCAATTCAATCTGCGGTGGGCGTCAGCATCTATGCGGGCATGGTTTACTCGCAGAGGTTCTAG
- a CDS encoding SDR family oxidoreductase, whose product MAKYLVTGAAGFIGRSIAAALLKRGESVRGIDNLITGKRSNLVGLESMEFIEGDLTDPRQCADACEGVEIVFHEAALASVPRSVADPAGTNLHCVTATLNLLVAARDAGVRRVIYAGSSSAYGDTPTLPKREDMLPNPISPYAVAKLAGEQYMRAFARVYGLETVVLRYFNVFGPFQDPTSHYSGVLAIFCRRMLAGEQPTIYGDGEQSRDFTYIDNVVHANLLAANAPAEKVSGQMMNVATGSRITLNETFSVLRDLTAYDGDAAFGQPRSGDIRDSLADIALAGELLGYKPIVNFKEGLRRTVDWYRSGS is encoded by the coding sequence TTGGCAAAGTATCTTGTGACAGGAGCGGCAGGATTCATTGGACGGTCAATTGCTGCGGCTTTATTAAAGCGCGGAGAATCCGTTCGCGGTATCGACAACCTGATTACTGGTAAGCGCAGTAACCTTGTCGGCCTCGAAAGTATGGAATTTATAGAAGGTGACCTAACCGATCCGAGACAGTGTGCGGACGCCTGCGAGGGCGTTGAGATCGTGTTTCACGAGGCTGCCCTGGCGTCCGTGCCGCGTTCGGTTGCCGACCCCGCAGGCACGAATCTGCATTGCGTGACTGCCACTCTCAACCTGCTGGTTGCCGCCCGGGACGCAGGCGTTCGCCGGGTTATCTATGCGGGTTCCTCGTCTGCGTATGGAGACACGCCTACGCTGCCAAAGCGCGAGGATATGTTGCCGAATCCGATTTCACCGTATGCGGTTGCCAAACTTGCCGGAGAGCAGTATATGCGGGCTTTCGCACGTGTATACGGCCTGGAAACCGTGGTGCTGCGGTATTTCAATGTATTCGGCCCCTTTCAGGACCCGACATCGCATTACTCCGGCGTGTTAGCGATCTTTTGCAGGCGGATGCTGGCGGGCGAGCAGCCAACGATCTACGGAGACGGCGAGCAAAGCCGCGATTTCACCTACATCGACAATGTGGTTCATGCCAATTTGCTGGCCGCTAACGCTCCGGCAGAAAAGGTCTCCGGCCAGATGATGAACGTTGCAACGGGCTCCCGCATCACGCTCAATGAGACATTTAGCGTTCTTCGTGATTTGACCGCATACGACGGAGACGCAGCATTTGGTCAGCCGCGTTCCGGCGACATCCGCGATTCGCTTGCGGACATTGCGTTGGCTGGGGAACTGCTTGGCTACAAACCGATCGTAAACTTCAAAGAGGGCCTGCGTCGAACTGTGGATTGGTATCGGTCTGGATCCTAG
- a CDS encoding nucleotide sugar dehydrogenase produces MTAKATISLTELKKKVESRQARIGIVGMGYVGLPLALLFSEERFAVTGFDIEERKVSTLNAGGSYIVRILPAAIQKAKKSGFHATTNYADIAKMDAIIICVPTPLNEYHEPDLSYVTGTVESIAPHLHEGQLVILESTTYPGTTEEIVVPLIENGNHHNLKVARTLDDLGVHVAFSPEREDPGNETVARHDIPKVVGGCGPAASELAAAFYGTIFRRVVPVSSPSAAEMTKLLENIYRCVNIALVNELKQLCMRMGIDIHEVIDAAKTKPFGFQAFYPGPGLGGHCIPIDPFYLSWKAKQFDFRTRFIELAGEVNINMPYFVIDQLADGLNRNRKSINGSKILVLGLAYKRDIDDLRESPSLTIIELLRDKGAEVSYNDPFFPKVGHGRHYALNMTNTPLENLGQYDAVMIVTDHTSYDYRAIVEQSQLVIDTRNATKGIESPKIVHC; encoded by the coding sequence ATGACCGCAAAAGCAACGATATCTCTGACAGAACTCAAGAAGAAGGTAGAGAGCAGGCAGGCCCGGATCGGAATCGTCGGGATGGGTTATGTCGGGCTACCCCTGGCGTTGCTTTTCAGCGAAGAGCGGTTTGCCGTCACCGGATTTGATATTGAGGAGCGAAAGGTCAGTACGCTGAACGCAGGCGGCTCCTACATCGTGCGCATTCTTCCGGCTGCCATTCAAAAAGCAAAGAAGTCCGGTTTCCACGCCACGACCAATTACGCTGACATCGCGAAGATGGACGCGATCATCATCTGCGTTCCCACCCCTCTGAACGAGTACCATGAGCCAGATCTGAGTTACGTTACAGGCACGGTTGAATCGATCGCTCCGCACTTGCACGAGGGACAACTCGTGATCCTGGAGAGCACGACTTACCCCGGCACAACCGAAGAGATTGTCGTTCCACTTATCGAAAATGGAAATCATCACAATCTGAAGGTCGCTCGCACACTCGATGACCTCGGAGTCCACGTCGCATTCTCGCCCGAACGCGAAGATCCAGGTAACGAAACCGTCGCGCGTCACGACATCCCCAAGGTCGTAGGCGGTTGTGGCCCAGCCGCGTCGGAGCTTGCAGCTGCGTTCTACGGCACCATTTTTCGGCGCGTAGTTCCAGTCAGCAGCCCGTCCGCCGCCGAGATGACCAAACTGCTCGAGAACATCTATCGCTGCGTGAACATCGCGTTGGTAAACGAGCTAAAACAACTTTGCATGCGCATGGGCATCGATATTCACGAAGTGATCGACGCCGCAAAGACCAAGCCTTTTGGCTTTCAGGCGTTCTATCCCGGACCCGGCCTGGGTGGCCACTGCATTCCGATCGACCCCTTCTATCTTTCGTGGAAGGCAAAGCAATTCGACTTCCGCACCCGGTTTATCGAACTGGCCGGCGAAGTCAACATCAACATGCCCTACTTTGTCATCGACCAGCTTGCTGATGGGCTCAATCGTAATCGAAAGTCAATTAACGGATCGAAGATCCTCGTGCTCGGCCTGGCTTACAAACGCGACATCGACGATCTGCGCGAGTCCCCTTCTCTGACGATTATTGAGTTGCTTCGCGACAAAGGCGCTGAAGTGTCATACAACGATCCTTTCTTTCCGAAGGTCGGCCACGGACGTCACTATGCGCTGAACATGACCAACACGCCTCTCGAAAATCTCGGGCAGTACGATGCCGTGATGATCGTTACCGATCACACTTCGTACGACTACCGTGCGATCGTGGAGCAGTCACAACTGGTTATCGATACACGAAACGCCACCAAGGGTATCGAGTCGCCTAAAATTGTGCACTGCTAG